In Bythopirellula goksoeyrii, a single window of DNA contains:
- the dnaE gene encoding DNA polymerase III subunit alpha: MSQQFVHLHCHSHYSLLDGASPIKKLVERAKELGMNALALTDHGNLYGALQFYQACRDAEINPILGYEAYVSPGSRFEKSGATSSKEASFHLTLLAQNRIGFQNLIKLSSRAFLEGFYHKPRIDRELLADHSEGIVCLSGCVSGEFSRSLLNGNNPATEEQIVQATNVAEWFSGVFGNRYFIEIQNNGLDIQKQAMEAALVVAQRVGLPVVATSDAHYVRQEDAEAQDVLLCINTGKFRTDTNRMKMEGDQFFLRSPAQMYEALPGCEDALQRSQEIADSVHIDLELGKRHFPSFTPPEEKNSDEYLRELCIAGLKERYANEPDRWNGDDLAQEVHDRLDRELGVITKLGFCDYFLIVWDFVRFAVEKGIPCTARGSGVGSLVCFALKMSHVCPLKYDLLFERFLDESRLEAPDIDIDFCKERRGEVIQYVKDKYGEANVAQIGTFGTLAARAAIRDVGRTLGMPIFRVDQVVAMVPDQLGISIEKAIEQSDELKKNYEGDGEIRELLDLAQKIEGLARNVGTHAAAVVIAEKPVDEYVPLQHVKGKSEVITQWAMGDVERAGLLKMDFLGLRNLTILARTIELVEESRGEKIDPYQFPLDDQESFDLLCRGETKGIFQLESGGIRDLLQRMKPDHFRDIIATNALYRPGPLEGGMVDDYIEVKHGRKEAEYPHPAMREVLSETHGVMVYQEQVMRILNRLGGIQLSNAYTCIKAISKKKLPMIAKYREEFITGAHSQGLDKKKAAELFGMIEKFAGYGFNKSHSTAYALIAYMTAYLKAHYQVEFMAALLSCDIPGRNFKNKDALVEHLEDCRRMEIEVVPPSVNSSGPDFLVRDGKILFGLSAIKACGTGAAEAIEAERQKNGLFKSLFDFCERVDPQLCNRATIEALIKAGAFDGLGGHRAQLMTLLERALQSGAAAAADRRSGQIGLFDDEEEPTESAAAADMPNVAPWEEKDQLSREKEVLGFYLTSHPLAEHEQIIRTYCSHNSQSLANLAHRDEVHLGGMLAAIKFSHTKNPRPGSVHTKYAMWDLEDLEGIVRCIMWPEQFAEFGQLVVPDAILAVIGKVDRRAGSEETNLIVDKLLPLDEMEQQFSSGMVIRVREEDHGEQGLEKLREIVRGYPGKKKLRLRLDLATGGQVWLDSNSTGVEASAELNGRIDELLGEGNRIMERVAPTPQSASRDTERQRSRARQNGAR; this comes from the coding sequence TCGCAGCAATTTGTCCATCTGCATTGCCATAGCCACTACAGTCTGCTGGATGGTGCGAGCCCTATCAAAAAGCTCGTCGAACGCGCTAAAGAATTGGGGATGAACGCGCTGGCGCTCACCGACCACGGCAACCTCTACGGTGCGCTGCAATTCTACCAGGCATGTCGCGATGCGGAGATCAATCCGATTCTCGGTTACGAAGCCTATGTCTCGCCGGGGAGTCGGTTTGAGAAATCGGGGGCCACCAGCAGCAAGGAAGCCAGTTTTCATCTCACGCTGCTCGCCCAGAATCGCATCGGCTTTCAAAACCTGATCAAGCTCTCCAGCCGTGCGTTTCTCGAAGGGTTTTATCACAAACCCCGTATCGACCGCGAGTTACTCGCCGATCACTCGGAGGGAATCGTTTGCCTAAGTGGATGTGTGTCGGGAGAGTTCAGCCGATCGCTGCTCAACGGCAACAATCCGGCCACCGAAGAACAAATCGTTCAGGCGACCAACGTCGCCGAGTGGTTCAGTGGCGTGTTTGGCAATCGCTACTTTATCGAGATCCAAAACAATGGCCTCGACATTCAGAAGCAGGCGATGGAAGCCGCGCTCGTGGTTGCCCAGCGGGTTGGATTGCCGGTGGTCGCGACCAGCGATGCCCACTACGTACGGCAGGAAGACGCCGAGGCCCAAGACGTTCTCTTGTGCATCAACACCGGCAAGTTCCGCACTGACACGAACCGCATGAAGATGGAGGGAGATCAATTCTTCCTGCGGAGTCCTGCACAAATGTACGAGGCGCTTCCCGGCTGCGAGGATGCCTTGCAGCGTTCCCAGGAAATCGCCGACTCGGTCCACATTGACCTGGAACTTGGTAAACGTCACTTTCCCAGCTTCACACCCCCCGAAGAAAAAAATTCAGACGAATATTTGCGCGAGCTCTGCATCGCGGGCCTCAAGGAGCGTTATGCCAACGAGCCTGATCGCTGGAATGGGGACGATCTCGCCCAAGAAGTCCACGACCGATTGGACCGCGAACTGGGCGTGATCACCAAGCTCGGTTTCTGTGACTACTTCTTGATCGTGTGGGACTTTGTCCGCTTCGCGGTTGAGAAGGGTATCCCCTGCACGGCCCGTGGTTCGGGTGTCGGTTCGCTGGTGTGTTTCGCCCTCAAGATGAGCCACGTCTGCCCCCTCAAGTACGATCTCCTCTTTGAACGATTCCTCGATGAAAGTCGTTTGGAAGCGCCTGATATCGACATCGACTTCTGCAAAGAACGCCGTGGCGAGGTCATCCAATATGTCAAAGACAAATACGGCGAAGCCAATGTTGCACAGATCGGCACCTTCGGCACGCTGGCAGCCCGAGCCGCGATCCGCGACGTGGGCCGAACTCTCGGCATGCCGATTTTCCGCGTCGATCAGGTAGTCGCCATGGTGCCCGATCAATTGGGCATTTCCATCGAGAAGGCGATTGAGCAGAGCGACGAACTCAAGAAAAACTATGAAGGCGATGGTGAGATTCGCGAGCTATTGGATCTCGCCCAAAAGATTGAGGGCCTCGCGCGAAACGTCGGTACCCATGCCGCGGCAGTAGTAATCGCGGAAAAACCGGTCGATGAATATGTGCCGCTCCAACACGTAAAGGGCAAGTCTGAAGTCATCACTCAATGGGCGATGGGTGACGTCGAGCGCGCCGGCCTATTGAAAATGGATTTCCTCGGTCTGCGAAATCTCACGATCCTCGCCCGCACCATCGAACTGGTTGAGGAGTCACGCGGCGAGAAAATCGATCCGTATCAATTCCCGCTCGACGACCAGGAGTCCTTTGATCTCTTATGTCGTGGCGAAACCAAAGGAATCTTCCAACTCGAATCGGGAGGCATTCGTGATTTGCTGCAGAGGATGAAACCCGACCACTTCCGCGACATCATCGCCACCAACGCCCTCTATCGCCCCGGTCCGCTTGAAGGGGGCATGGTCGACGACTATATCGAGGTAAAGCACGGCCGTAAAGAAGCCGAGTATCCTCATCCCGCGATGCGCGAAGTTCTCTCCGAGACCCACGGCGTGATGGTCTATCAGGAACAGGTGATGCGGATTCTCAATCGCTTGGGGGGCATTCAACTTTCCAATGCCTACACTTGCATCAAGGCGATTAGCAAGAAAAAGCTGCCGATGATCGCCAAGTACCGCGAAGAATTCATCACGGGGGCTCATAGCCAGGGGCTCGACAAGAAAAAAGCGGCCGAACTGTTTGGCATGATCGAGAAATTCGCCGGCTATGGCTTCAATAAGAGCCACTCGACTGCTTACGCACTTATCGCCTACATGACCGCTTATCTCAAGGCACACTATCAAGTCGAATTCATGGCTGCCCTGTTGTCGTGCGACATCCCAGGACGCAACTTCAAAAACAAGGATGCCCTCGTTGAGCACTTGGAAGATTGCCGTCGAATGGAGATCGAGGTGGTACCGCCGAGTGTAAATTCCTCTGGCCCCGACTTCTTGGTTCGCGATGGCAAGATCCTTTTCGGTCTTAGTGCCATTAAGGCCTGTGGCACCGGCGCCGCCGAAGCGATCGAAGCCGAACGCCAAAAAAATGGTCTCTTCAAGAGCCTGTTCGATTTTTGCGAGCGCGTCGATCCGCAACTTTGCAACCGCGCTACCATCGAAGCGCTCATCAAAGCTGGAGCCTTCGACGGCTTGGGAGGGCATCGTGCACAACTCATGACTCTCTTGGAACGGGCTCTGCAATCGGGCGCCGCCGCCGCTGCTGATCGCCGCTCGGGCCAGATCGGCCTCTTCGACGATGAAGAAGAACCGACCGAATCGGCCGCCGCTGCCGATATGCCGAACGTCGCTCCTTGGGAAGAAAAGGATCAGCTATCCCGCGAGAAAGAGGTGCTTGGTTTTTATCTCACCAGCCATCCACTGGCCGAGCACGAGCAGATTATTCGCACCTATTGCTCGCACAACAGCCAGTCGCTGGCAAATCTTGCCCACCGAGATGAAGTCCATCTGGGAGGAATGCTGGCAGCAATTAAGTTCTCACATACTAAGAATCCCCGTCCCGGCAGTGTTCACACGAAATACGCTATGTGGGACCTGGAGGATCTTGAGGGGATCGTCCGCTGCATCATGTGGCCCGAACAGTTCGCCGAATTTGGCCAGCTCGTCGTCCCCGACGCTATCTTGGCCGTCATCGGCAAAGTGGATCGCCGCGCTGGTAGTGAAGAAACCAACTTAATCGTTGACAAACTTTTGCCGCTCGACGAGATGGAACAACAATTCTCCAGCGGTATGGTGATTCGCGTCCGCGAAGAAGATCATGGCGAGCAGGGCCTGGAGAAGCTCAGAGAGATCGTCCGCGGCTATCCCGGCAAAAAGAAGCTGCGGTTGCGACTCGACCTGGCCACTGGCGGCCAAGTATGGCTTGATAGCAACTCAACCGGCGTCGAAGCTTCGGCAGAACTCAACGGGCGCATCGACGAACTATTAGGCGAGGGCAACCGCATCATGGAGCGTGTCGCTCCCACACCACAGTCTGCCAGCCGCGATACAGAGCGCCAGCGGAGTAGAGCGCGGCAAAACGGAGCGCGTTAA